One Leeia speluncae genomic window, ACAACCAGATCTGTTCAATTACGCATTAAGCATCACGGACTCAAAGCAGGCATCCCACAAAACCTGTACCCTCACCTGCTAAGGCATGCCTGCGCAAGCCACTTACTACAATCGTCTCAAGACTTGCGCGGTGTTCAAGAAATGCTAGGCCATGCCAGCATTGTGTCAACGCAAGTCTATACGCACTTAGACTTCCAGCATTTGGCATCGGTATACGATGCCACGCATCCAAGAGCCAAAGAAGAATAACTGCCTAGCATCGCTCAAGCCTGACACTAAGCAGTCAACCAGCGATTAAGCAATTAGCCCTGCAATTGGCAATAAGGCACCCGTATTTTCCATATTATGGCGCTCTAACAAGACCAAAATTGCATCCGCAATATCTACCGGCGACTGCCAAGTATGCGTATCCGCATCTGGCATCGCAGCGCGATTTGCTGGGGTATCAATTACCGTCGGTAACACGGTATGAACCAGAATATTGGCTGATTTCACCTCTTCGGCCAATGCTTCAGACAAGCGAGCTAATGCAGACTTTGTCGCCGTATAGGCGCTCATCCCAGCCATCCCTTTTTTGGCTGCCATCGCACCAATAAAGACGATACAACCTTTACCTTCTTTTTGAAAATAAGGCAGTACAGCTCTCGCGGTGACCACCGCAGAAAGCACATTGCTTTGGAACATTTTCTCCCAGAGTGATAATTTACTTTCTTCAAACGCACTGAAAGCAAAGCTGCCCGCCACATTCACTAAGGCATCTATTCGGTGCCAGTGAGCAAAAATCGCAGCAATTCCATCTGTGACTTGTTGCTCATTAGAAAGGTCGGCTTGTAACTGCAAACAATCTGGATTGCCCGCCAGACGATCTGTTAACTCGCCTTGCCCCATAATGGCGACTCGATAACCCTTCTCAAGCGCAACCGCCAACACAATTTGTCCTAATGCACCAAATCCGCCGGTTAGTAAAAGTACCGATTTAGTAGTATGCATACGTTTATCCTTTCTGTTGGATAGCATCCATTCGGTTGGCTAATTCGATATCTAATGCCGTAATACCGCCAGCATCATGCGTGTTGAGCGTTACATTCACCTTGTTATATACATTGAACCATTCTGGGTGATGGTCCAATTGATGAGCATCGAGCGCAGCACGAGACATAAAACCAAATGCCTCACTAAAGTCCTTAAACACAAAGGCTTTATAGATAGCTTTATCCTCTTGAACGAGTTTCCATCCGTTGGAAGACAGTGCGACCATTGCTTCTTGCAACATGACTGCATCTAATAGTTGCCGAGACATGTGTTATTTCCTTATAGATCTTCTGATTCTGACCAGCCTTCACGGCTACCCACTTGCATAATGACATCTGTCGGCGTGATCTCGCCTGCACCAATCGCAGGTAAATGTCGAATCGCCGCGTAGTACTGGCTGAGCAACTGAAAATCGCTCGTCGCGGTAAATAAGCGCTCAAAACTATCAATCACAAAGTAGGTTTTTTGGAACGTATCAATGCGATAACGCGTTTGTAAGATACGTTGCATATCAAACCCTACGCGATTGGGTGCGTTGCTTTCTAGCGAATAAATCGATTCGGTCCGGCTAGAGACGATACCGGCCCCATAAATGCGTAAACCGGCACTAGTCTGAATCAAGCCAAACTCAACGGTGTACCAATACAAACGTGCCAGCATATGAAGTGCATTTTCAGACTGGGCGGCAAGCCCAGCTTGACCATACGCAGCGAGGTAATCTGCAAATACAGGATTAGCAAGTAGCGGTACATGGCCAAATAAGTCATGAAACACATCGGGTTCTTGCAGGTAATCGATCTGATTCGCTTCTCTTAGCCACCAAGTCACCGGAAACCGTCTATTGGCTAAATGATGAAAGAACACTTCATCAGGAATCAGCCCATGCACCGCCACAATTTTCCAGCCAGTTGCCGCTTGCAAGACCTGATTTAACTCATCAAAAACAGGCACGCGATTTGGCTCTATTGGCAAACGCTGTAAGCCATCAAAAAATTCATCGCAGGCACGGTCTTTTAATATTTCCATTTGCCGATGATACAAAGTAGACCATACCTGATGGTCTATTTCTGTGTAGCGATCAAGTGGCTGGGCTAAGGTGTAATCTTCAGCCAGCACCAGCCCAAAATTCTTTCGCGCGGTGATATCCGGCACTTTAAATTCAGCAACATCATTCATGGTCGTGTCTCCTGTTTAAGCTCCCGGCCATTCATTTTTTTGTGTGCCGGTAACCACTACAGTCTACGAAAACGCCCCTGCTTATTTGCCGCAAAATTGCGGCATACATGAAATTTGTTACATAATAAATGCGTCAATTGTTATAAATGTGCGATATTAATGCATACACCTTTTGGATGATGCTAAATGCTATTAGATCGCTTTGACCATTTGATTCTTCAAGCCTTACAAAAAGATGCGCGAGTGACGCATCAAAAATTGGCACAAACGATACCCTTATCTTCATCACAAATCGGCCGCCGTATTCAGCAACTAGAAGAAATTGGCGTGATTCATGCCTATCGTGCCGAACTCCGTCCCGAATCAATGGGGCTTGGCGTGCTTGCGTTTATCGATGTGTGTCTAGAACGACATGGGGAAAAAGCCATTCGCGATTTTCTGATCGGTATTGAAGCCATTCCTGAAATTCTAGAAGCACATGCAATTACTGGTGATGCTGACTACGCTTTGCGCGTGGTTGCCGCAGACCTAACTTCACTCTCACGATTTGTGATGCACAAATTATTAGCGATGGACTGTGTCAGAAGCGTCCGGTCTAGCATTGCACTAGAACAAGTAAAGCAATTTAGTGGGCTACCTAGTCCGCATCATTTTTCCTAGCTATCAGTATAGAACATCTCTGACAAATGAAATGACAATGCGATAAATGGTTGAATTAAAGGAGTAAAAGGAAACCCCACTATCGAGCTACCATAGTGGGGGGATTTGATTGACTAGACCAATAGACAAGCAGCTTCTGTCTGTTGATTCGATTGCGGCTGATGTAACTGCGGCGTAGTCGTAGCACATTTGCTTTCTGCAATCGGGCAACGTGTTCGAAATACGCAGCCAGAAGGCGGGTTCATTGGCG contains:
- a CDS encoding SDR family NAD(P)-dependent oxidoreductase — its product is MHTTKSVLLLTGGFGALGQIVLAVALEKGYRVAIMGQGELTDRLAGNPDCLQLQADLSNEQQVTDGIAAIFAHWHRIDALVNVAGSFAFSAFEESKLSLWEKMFQSNVLSAVVTARAVLPYFQKEGKGCIVFIGAMAAKKGMAGMSAYTATKSALARLSEALAEEVKSANILVHTVLPTVIDTPANRAAMPDADTHTWQSPVDIADAILVLLERHNMENTGALLPIAGLIA
- the phhA gene encoding phenylalanine 4-monooxygenase translates to MNDVAEFKVPDITARKNFGLVLAEDYTLAQPLDRYTEIDHQVWSTLYHRQMEILKDRACDEFFDGLQRLPIEPNRVPVFDELNQVLQAATGWKIVAVHGLIPDEVFFHHLANRRFPVTWWLREANQIDYLQEPDVFHDLFGHVPLLANPVFADYLAAYGQAGLAAQSENALHMLARLYWYTVEFGLIQTSAGLRIYGAGIVSSRTESIYSLESNAPNRVGFDMQRILQTRYRIDTFQKTYFVIDSFERLFTATSDFQLLSQYYAAIRHLPAIGAGEITPTDVIMQVGSREGWSESEDL
- a CDS encoding Lrp/AsnC family transcriptional regulator — protein: MLLDRFDHLILQALQKDARVTHQKLAQTIPLSSSQIGRRIQQLEEIGVIHAYRAELRPESMGLGVLAFIDVCLERHGEKAIRDFLIGIEAIPEILEAHAITGDADYALRVVAADLTSLSRFVMHKLLAMDCVRSVRSSIALEQVKQFSGLPSPHHFS
- a CDS encoding 4a-hydroxytetrahydrobiopterin dehydratase — encoded protein: MSRQLLDAVMLQEAMVALSSNGWKLVQEDKAIYKAFVFKDFSEAFGFMSRAALDAHQLDHHPEWFNVYNKVNVTLNTHDAGGITALDIELANRMDAIQQKG